One genomic window of Cystobacter fuscus DSM 2262 includes the following:
- a CDS encoding VOC family protein, translating to MSSPTKLAHIVLKTGRFQQMRDWYLAVLEASVSYENGEMCFLSYDDEHHRIGIVNTGATEQPGPKTRGLEHVAFTYADLTGLLTTYERLEHAGITPFWSVNHGPTTSLYYSDPDGNHIELQVDNFARMEDAARFMKSEVYGSNPIGVDIAPRELLRRLRAGESASELAKAHSRAEPRGFDTVPAEFFR from the coding sequence ATGAGTTCACCCACGAAGCTCGCCCACATCGTCCTGAAGACCGGCCGCTTCCAGCAGATGCGGGACTGGTACCTCGCGGTGCTCGAAGCGAGCGTGTCCTACGAAAACGGGGAGATGTGTTTCCTCTCCTACGACGACGAGCACCACCGCATCGGCATCGTGAACACGGGGGCCACCGAGCAGCCCGGACCGAAGACGCGCGGCCTGGAGCACGTCGCGTTCACCTACGCGGACCTCACCGGGCTGCTCACCACGTACGAGCGCCTCGAACACGCTGGCATCACTCCGTTCTGGAGCGTCAACCATGGACCGACGACGTCGCTCTACTATAGCGATCCGGATGGCAATCACATCGAGCTGCAGGTCGACAACTTCGCGCGAATGGAAGACGCGGCGCGCTTCATGAAGTCGGAGGTCTACGGGAGCAACCCGATCGGTGTGGACATCGCTCCTCGCGAGCTGCTCCGCCGCCTGCGCGCGGGTGAGAGTGCTTCGGAACTCGCGAAGGCGCACTCGAGGGCGGAGCCGCGCGGATTCGACACCGTGCCCGCGGAATTCTTTCGTTGA